A single genomic interval of Nocardioides nitrophenolicus harbors:
- a CDS encoding energy-coupling factor transporter transmembrane component T, with the protein MRLARDLHPVAWWVWAVGLAVAASCTTNPLLLLVLLGAVTLVVLTCRSDQPWARSFRLYVWLGVVVLVVRILFRVLLGGDAPGHVLFTLPTIPLPDWAAGISLLGPFTREELLAATYEGLRLATLLIAVGAANALANPKRLMKSLPPALYEIGTAMTVAISVVPQLADSARRVRAAQQLRGGPTGRWRRIRGVRRLLVPILEDAFDRSLALAAGMDARGYGRTGELSARQRRATGALIIAGLIGVCVGVYAFLDSTAPRLLALPMLVLGMLLALGGFALAGRRVQRTRYRPDRWRLPELVVAASGIAAGAGMWALQRWESAIAHPGVLVRPEVSLLALVAALVAVLPVWAAPLPVTAGRREEALA; encoded by the coding sequence ATGAGACTGGCGCGGGACCTCCACCCCGTGGCGTGGTGGGTGTGGGCGGTGGGCCTCGCGGTGGCCGCCTCCTGCACGACCAACCCGCTGCTGCTCCTGGTCCTGCTCGGCGCCGTCACCCTGGTCGTGCTGACCTGCCGCTCCGACCAGCCGTGGGCCCGCTCGTTCCGCCTCTACGTCTGGCTGGGGGTGGTGGTGCTGGTGGTCCGGATCCTGTTCCGGGTGCTCCTCGGCGGGGACGCGCCGGGGCACGTGCTGTTCACCCTCCCCACGATCCCGCTGCCGGACTGGGCGGCGGGGATCTCCCTCCTCGGGCCGTTCACCCGCGAGGAGCTGCTGGCGGCGACGTACGAGGGGCTGCGCCTGGCGACCCTGCTGATCGCGGTCGGGGCCGCCAACGCCCTGGCCAACCCCAAGCGGCTGATGAAGTCGCTGCCGCCCGCCCTCTACGAGATCGGCACGGCGATGACCGTCGCCATCAGCGTGGTCCCGCAGCTCGCCGACAGTGCGCGCCGGGTGCGGGCCGCGCAGCAGCTGCGCGGGGGGCCGACGGGGCGGTGGCGGCGGATCCGTGGCGTTCGGCGGCTGCTGGTGCCGATCCTCGAGGACGCCTTCGACCGGTCCCTCGCCCTCGCGGCCGGGATGGATGCGCGCGGCTACGGCCGCACCGGCGAGCTGAGCGCCCGGCAGCGGCGCGCCACCGGCGCGCTGATCATCGCCGGCCTGATCGGCGTCTGCGTCGGCGTCTACGCCTTCCTCGACAGCACCGCGCCGCGGCTGCTGGCGCTGCCGATGCTGGTGCTCGGCATGCTGCTCGCCCTCGGTGGCTTCGCGCTGGCGGGCCGGCGGGTGCAGCGCACCCGTTACCGCCCGGACCGCTGGCGGCTCCCCGAGCTGGTGGTCGCGGCGTCCGGCATCGCCGCGGGCGCGGGGATGTGGGCGCTGCAGCGCTGGGAGAGCGCGATCGCGCACCCCGGCGTCCTGGTCCGCCCGGAGGTCTCGCTGCTCGCCCTGGTGGCCGCTCTGGTCGCCGTCCTGCCGGTCTGGGCGGCCCCGCTGCCCGTGACCGCCGGGCGGCGCGAGGAGGCCCTGGCCTGA